GGCGGACAGCCCGTGGCGCAGGCACTCGACCAGGTCGGCCGCGATGCCGCCGTCGAGGTCCAGGCGGGGGTTGAAGATCGTGACGTCCAGGCCGACGGCTCGCTCGTCGGCCAGGGCCGCGCTCAGCACGTCCTCCAGCTCCAGCCACGTCAGCCCGCCGGGTTGGCGGTAGTCGACGGCCGGCATGACCGCGTCGTCCAGCACGTCGACGTCGAGGTGCACCCAGAAGCCGCCGGGTACGCGTGTCAGCCGGTCCACCGCCCGGCGGGCCGCCGTACCGGCGCCGACGGCACGGACCCCGTCGAGGTCCACGGCGTACAACTCGCGCGGCAGGGGCTGCATGCCGAACTCGGCCGACTCGGCGGCGTCCCGGTAGCCGAGCACCGCCACGTCCTCGTCGCGCACCAGCGGTCCGCGGCCTTCCAGGTCGGTGAGGGAGGTGGGGCCGCGGCCCGTGACCAGGGCGAGGTCCATCGAGGCGGCCTCGCCCGCGGGTTCCGCCTCCGGCTGGTAGAAGTCGGTGTGCCCGTCGAGGAACAGCAGGCCGTGCCGGCCGCGCCGCCTCAGGGCGAGCAGGTTGCCCAGCAGGATGCTGCAGTCGC
This region of Streptomyces chromofuscus genomic DNA includes:
- a CDS encoding arginase family protein — encoded protein: MRELAIIEAPSVLGLRPTGVEDLPAALLAAGLLDVPGAVRAGRVEPPAYDARRDPATGVLNIAGIAGYSVRLADAVGGVLDSGRFPVVLGGDCSILLGNLLALRRRGRHGLLFLDGHTDFYQPEAEPAGEAASMDLALVTGRGPTSLTDLEGRGPLVRDEDVAVLGYRDAAESAEFGMQPLPRELYAVDLDGVRAVGAGTAARRAVDRLTRVPGGFWVHLDVDVLDDAVMPAVDYRQPGGLTWLELEDVLSAALADERAVGLDVTIFNPRLDLDGGIAADLVECLRHGLSARAAAG